In Nocardioides sp. InS609-2, a single genomic region encodes these proteins:
- a CDS encoding OsmC family protein, with protein MTDPAHQTPELTDETFRSIALTRIGEGRYKATNARGGETFIGSGGDDPDFTPVELLLAAIAGCSAIDVDGITGKRAGATQFDLTASGHKIRDEQGNHLVGLRVSFDVVFPEGEAGDAARAALPRAIAQTRDRLCSVGRTVALGEPIEYVEGSTYG; from the coding sequence ATGACCGATCCTGCACACCAGACGCCCGAACTCACCGACGAGACCTTCCGCTCGATCGCCCTCACTCGCATCGGCGAGGGTCGCTACAAGGCCACCAACGCCCGCGGTGGTGAGACCTTCATCGGCAGCGGGGGAGACGATCCCGACTTCACCCCGGTCGAGCTCCTCCTGGCCGCCATCGCCGGCTGCAGCGCCATCGACGTCGACGGCATCACCGGCAAGCGTGCCGGGGCCACGCAGTTCGACCTCACGGCCTCGGGTCACAAGATCCGCGACGAGCAGGGCAACCACCTGGTCGGCCTGCGGGTCAGCTTCGACGTCGTCTTCCCCGAGGGGGAGGCCGGCGACGCGGCGCGCGCCGCCTTGCCCCGCGCCATCGCGCAGACCCGCGACCGGCTCTGCTCGGTCGGCCGCACCGTCGCCCTCGGCGAGCCCATCGAGTACGTCGAAGGCTCGACGTACGGGTGA
- a CDS encoding peptidylprolyl isomerase codes for MRVRILAPLVSVVVLPFLLVACGGDDDDDGGAGVACDYPEDSVAASKDVDPPPDKATVKGDVAVTFETSIGALEMTMDADAAPCTVGSIVSLAEQGYFDSTSCHRLTTSNIFVLQCGDPTATGGGGPGYTIPDEFTGEETYPAGTLAMANKKDQPNSGGSQFFIVYDKTQLPSQYTVFGTIDETSLDAIRRLAANGTTTGSPDGPPKTPVEIRTVTIS; via the coding sequence ATGCGCGTGCGAATCCTTGCCCCCCTGGTCTCCGTGGTGGTCCTCCCGTTCCTACTCGTTGCCTGCGGTGGGGACGACGATGACGACGGCGGAGCCGGCGTCGCGTGTGACTACCCCGAGGACTCCGTGGCAGCGTCGAAGGACGTCGACCCGCCTCCGGACAAGGCCACGGTGAAGGGCGACGTGGCCGTGACGTTCGAGACCTCCATCGGCGCTCTCGAGATGACGATGGATGCCGACGCCGCGCCGTGCACGGTGGGCAGCATCGTGTCCCTCGCCGAGCAGGGCTACTTCGACTCCACGTCGTGCCACCGGCTGACGACGTCCAACATCTTCGTGCTCCAGTGCGGCGACCCGACGGCCACCGGTGGCGGTGGCCCGGGCTACACGATCCCCGACGAGTTCACGGGCGAGGAGACCTACCCGGCCGGGACGCTGGCGATGGCCAACAAGAAAGACCAGCCGAACTCCGGCGGGTCACAGTTCTTCATCGTCTACGACAAGACGCAACTGCCATCTCAATACACCGTCTTCGGCACCATCGACGAAACGAGCCTCGACGCGATCCGCCGCCTTGCTGCTAACGGCACTACCACCGGTAGCCCCGATGGCCCTCCAAAGACACCGGTTGAGATCCGCACGGTCACCATCTCCTAA
- a CDS encoding glycerophosphodiester phosphodiesterase, which produces MSALRRAGRRAAALAIASALVASSLLNPPAQAQVEPHPWLESRVMSMPHSGGELEAPMNTLYAFERSVKAGGDMLELDVQSTRDGKLVVIHNADVDETTDGHGLVSKLPWRKVRKLDAAYWFVRGKSAEHGLADKRYKLRGARYGDVKVRGYRQIDFGIPSLAQVLEAFPDTPINIEIKGASDDDLASYLHNADLLAQLINRSGRTDVIVVSFKDEAIARFHAQAPQIALAPGQSSLFGYFLGGVRPAEGTAALQVPVSYSGIPIVTREFVERAHSDGYAVHVWFSCSAPDDWATYNRVLDACVDGVMAAKPKLLERILEARKIERPGRPGVDPCAP; this is translated from the coding sequence ATGAGTGCTCTGCGCCGCGCCGGGCGTCGCGCGGCTGCCCTCGCCATCGCGTCGGCCCTGGTCGCTTCGTCGCTGCTGAACCCGCCCGCGCAGGCACAGGTCGAGCCTCACCCGTGGCTCGAGTCGCGGGTGATGAGCATGCCGCACTCCGGTGGCGAGCTCGAGGCGCCGATGAACACGCTCTACGCGTTCGAGCGCTCGGTGAAGGCTGGCGGCGACATGCTGGAGCTCGACGTGCAGTCGACCCGCGACGGCAAGCTGGTCGTCATCCACAACGCCGACGTCGACGAGACCACCGACGGTCATGGACTGGTCTCGAAGCTGCCCTGGCGGAAGGTCCGCAAGCTCGACGCCGCGTACTGGTTCGTCCGCGGCAAGAGCGCCGAGCACGGTCTCGCCGACAAGCGCTACAAGCTGCGCGGTGCGAGGTACGGCGACGTGAAGGTGCGCGGCTACCGCCAGATCGACTTCGGCATCCCGAGCCTTGCGCAGGTGCTCGAGGCCTTCCCGGACACGCCGATCAACATCGAGATCAAGGGCGCCAGCGACGACGACCTCGCGTCGTACCTGCACAACGCCGACCTGCTTGCCCAGCTCATCAACCGCAGCGGCCGCACCGACGTGATCGTGGTGTCGTTCAAGGACGAGGCAATCGCCCGCTTCCACGCCCAAGCGCCGCAGATCGCGCTGGCGCCGGGCCAGTCGAGCTTGTTCGGCTACTTCCTGGGCGGCGTCCGACCGGCCGAGGGCACGGCCGCGCTCCAGGTCCCGGTGAGCTACTCCGGCATCCCGATCGTCACGCGCGAGTTCGTCGAGCGGGCGCACAGTGACGGGTACGCCGTGCACGTCTGGTTCAGCTGCAGCGCACCCGACGACTGGGCGACGTACAACAGGGTGCTCGACGCGTGTGTCGACGGCGTGATGGCGGCGAAGCCGAAGCTGCTCGAGCGCATCCTCGAGGCGCGCAAGATCGAGCGGCCGGGCCGCCCGGGCGTCGATCCCTGCGCACCCTGA
- a CDS encoding isochorismatase family cysteine hydrolase — protein MSTEGHAWEIAEREYARHEQRRGRRFAYESWNPRTTALVVVDMVGLFAQDNEFVRGIVPQLNSLASATRQTGGVVAWVLPEVAVEPSPWALEFYGEQVAQLYAGSGGAGALADRMVPGLVTDEADIVAEKSAWSAFFPGRSNLPAQLETRGVDTVVITGTVTNVCVESSARDAATLGYRTIVVADGCAAGDDRSHNAALHTLYRSFADVRPTADVLALLAGGEVRT, from the coding sequence GTGTCGACCGAGGGGCATGCCTGGGAGATCGCCGAACGCGAGTATGCACGGCACGAGCAGCGCCGCGGCCGCCGCTTCGCCTACGAGAGCTGGAACCCGCGCACCACGGCACTCGTCGTGGTCGACATGGTGGGCCTGTTCGCGCAGGACAACGAGTTCGTGCGCGGCATCGTGCCGCAGCTCAACAGCCTCGCCTCCGCAACGCGTCAGACCGGCGGTGTCGTGGCCTGGGTGCTGCCCGAGGTGGCGGTCGAACCCAGTCCCTGGGCGCTGGAGTTCTACGGCGAGCAGGTGGCACAGCTGTACGCCGGCTCCGGCGGCGCCGGCGCGCTGGCCGACCGGATGGTGCCGGGACTCGTGACCGACGAGGCCGACATCGTGGCGGAGAAGTCAGCGTGGAGCGCGTTCTTCCCCGGGCGGTCGAATCTGCCCGCCCAGCTCGAGACCCGGGGAGTCGACACCGTCGTCATCACCGGCACCGTCACCAACGTGTGCGTCGAGTCGTCCGCCCGCGACGCCGCCACCCTGGGCTACCGGACCATCGTGGTCGCAGACGGCTGCGCGGCCGGCGACGACAGGTCGCACAATGCGGCGCTGCACACGCTCTACCGCTCGTTCGCCGACGTGCGGCCGACGGCTGATGTGCTGGCCCTGCTCGCAGGGGGAGAGGTCAGGACGTGA
- a CDS encoding DUF5701 family protein: MPTTLAPLPALTAQADRLIELGLHQQAGLTTTQLYDAAAAGQPGDLLVLHHDRVAASVLAPLLQRMDKPGFVVEDMTDVDLFVPIDGVIVPPSALYLLRDVSRGDEMANWSPDEALPAIEADGRTPLTLTEGIHWALQQPDVIERNHCYMTIGSRLPAAEAERRTRRAHARTLDQQRHRA; encoded by the coding sequence TTGCCCACCACGCTCGCGCCACTGCCCGCCCTCACCGCACAGGCCGATCGACTCATCGAGCTCGGCCTTCACCAACAGGCCGGACTCACCACCACTCAGTTGTACGACGCGGCAGCGGCCGGCCAGCCGGGCGACCTCCTCGTGCTGCACCACGATCGGGTGGCGGCTTCGGTGCTCGCGCCACTCCTTCAGCGGATGGACAAGCCGGGCTTCGTGGTCGAGGACATGACCGACGTCGACCTGTTCGTGCCGATCGACGGCGTGATCGTGCCGCCGTCCGCCCTCTACCTGTTGCGCGACGTCAGCCGCGGTGACGAGATGGCGAACTGGAGCCCGGACGAAGCCCTGCCCGCGATCGAGGCTGACGGACGCACGCCGCTGACGTTGACCGAGGGCATCCACTGGGCGCTCCAGCAACCCGACGTGATCGAGCGCAACCACTGCTACATGACCATCGGCTCCCGGCTCCCGGCTGCGGAAGCCGAACGGCGCACTCGACGCGCGCACGCCCGCACTCTGGATCAGCAACGGCACCGGGCGTGA
- a CDS encoding anthrone oxygenase family protein, with amino-acid sequence MHDVLLGVALVGATITTGLTAGVFALYAHTIMPGLRKVDDRTFIRSFQAIDRAIINPWFMAGGFVGALVLTLAATVLSLREDPLPWLGVALVLYAFTFVATIAVNVPLNDALKAVDPDGDVDLAAVRREFGEARWAAWNLARTVASTGAFACLAWALVVFGGATG; translated from the coding sequence ATGCACGACGTACTCCTTGGTGTCGCCCTGGTGGGAGCCACCATCACCACCGGGCTCACGGCCGGAGTCTTCGCGCTCTACGCGCACACGATCATGCCGGGGCTGAGGAAGGTCGACGACCGCACGTTCATCCGGAGCTTCCAGGCGATCGACCGGGCGATCATCAACCCGTGGTTCATGGCCGGCGGGTTCGTCGGTGCGCTGGTGCTCACGCTGGCTGCAACCGTGCTCAGCCTCCGAGAGGATCCGCTCCCCTGGCTGGGCGTCGCGCTCGTGCTCTACGCCTTCACGTTCGTGGCCACGATCGCCGTCAACGTCCCCCTCAACGACGCCCTCAAGGCGGTCGACCCCGATGGCGACGTCGACCTTGCCGCCGTACGCAGGGAGTTCGGCGAGGCCCGCTGGGCCGCGTGGAACCTCGCCCGCACCGTCGCCAGCACCGGGGCCTTCGCCTGCCTGGCCTGGGCGCTCGTGGTGTTCGGTGGCGCCACCGGCTGA
- a CDS encoding MarR family transcriptional regulator — protein MGNTTRLDDQLCFALYSAARAATGAYRSALGELGLTYPQYVALLALWEEDGVGVGELGQRLYLDSGTLSPLLKRLEALGLVERRRSADDERRVRIHLTAEGKAMRKPVTRVQREIAAKVGLTAEEVTTLRTLARRLSEVAEHPDEQAHNQGVS, from the coding sequence ATGGGCAACACCACCCGTCTCGACGACCAGCTCTGCTTCGCGCTGTACTCCGCCGCCCGCGCGGCGACCGGCGCCTACCGCAGCGCGCTCGGTGAGCTGGGCCTGACCTATCCGCAGTACGTCGCCCTGTTGGCACTGTGGGAAGAGGACGGCGTCGGCGTGGGTGAGCTGGGACAGCGGCTGTACCTCGACAGCGGCACGTTATCGCCGCTGCTCAAGCGGCTCGAGGCACTCGGGCTCGTCGAGCGGCGGCGTTCGGCGGATGACGAACGACGGGTGCGCATCCACCTGACCGCAGAGGGTAAGGCGATGCGCAAGCCCGTGACGCGCGTCCAGCGCGAGATCGCCGCGAAGGTCGGTCTCACCGCCGAGGAGGTCACGACGCTGCGCACCCTTGCGCGTCGACTCTCCGAAGTTGCCGAGCATCCAGACGAACAAGCACACAACCAAGGAGTCTCATGA
- a CDS encoding organic hydroperoxide resistance protein, with product MSSLYTAEALATGAGRAGHVRTSDGIVDTDLAIPKELGGEGGAANPELLFAAGYAACFHSALQTVARREKADLGESSVGALVGIGPNGNGGFALEVTLEVVIPGLDLEAAQRLAEMAHQVCPYSNATRGNIAVTLDVVED from the coding sequence ATGAGTTCCCTGTACACCGCAGAAGCCCTCGCCACGGGAGCCGGCCGAGCCGGCCACGTGCGCACCTCCGACGGCATCGTCGACACCGACCTGGCGATCCCGAAGGAGCTCGGTGGCGAAGGTGGCGCCGCGAACCCAGAGCTGCTCTTCGCGGCCGGCTACGCGGCGTGCTTCCACTCGGCACTCCAGACCGTCGCCCGGCGTGAGAAGGCCGACCTGGGGGAGTCCTCCGTGGGAGCCCTCGTAGGCATCGGCCCCAACGGGAACGGCGGCTTCGCGCTCGAGGTCACCCTCGAGGTGGTCATCCCCGGCCTGGACCTCGAGGCGGCCCAGCGGCTGGCCGAGATGGCGCACCAGGTGTGCCCCTACAGCAACGCCACGCGCGGCAACATCGCGGTCACCCTCGACGTTGTGGAGGACTGA
- a CDS encoding NADP-dependent oxidoreductase, translated as MLSVPLRTREIHLESRPDGWPTPDNFKLAEVDLPVLDDGQVLVANRYMSVDPYMRGRMNDVKSYVAPFQIDTPLDGGAVGEVIASASNDVAVGATVLHGLGWREHAVLDAGKVTVVDTSLAPESAYLGALGMTGLTAWGGLLHAARFKPGDAVFVSGAAGAVGAVVGQIAKASGASRVIGSAGSPEKVARLKELGFDAAFDYHDGPVSASLKKAAPDGIDVYFDNVGGEHLEAALSSLNLYGRVAMCGAISQYNSTEPSPAPRNLALLIGKRLNVRGFLVGEYADKSAEFAEQMAGWLADGSVTRDETVREGLDQAAQAFIDLLGGANTGKMLVKL; from the coding sequence ATGCTCTCCGTGCCCCTCCGCACCCGTGAGATCCACCTCGAGTCCCGGCCCGACGGCTGGCCGACGCCCGACAATTTCAAGCTCGCTGAGGTCGACCTACCCGTGCTCGACGACGGTCAGGTGCTCGTGGCCAACCGCTACATGTCGGTCGACCCCTACATGCGCGGGCGCATGAACGACGTGAAGTCGTACGTCGCGCCGTTCCAGATCGACACGCCGCTCGACGGTGGCGCCGTGGGTGAGGTCATCGCCTCCGCCAGCAACGACGTGGCAGTCGGCGCGACCGTGCTGCACGGCCTCGGATGGCGCGAGCACGCCGTGCTCGACGCCGGCAAGGTCACGGTCGTCGACACCTCCCTCGCGCCGGAGTCGGCCTACCTCGGCGCGCTCGGCATGACCGGGCTGACCGCCTGGGGCGGGCTGCTGCACGCGGCCCGGTTCAAGCCCGGTGACGCCGTCTTCGTGTCCGGCGCGGCCGGCGCCGTCGGAGCCGTGGTCGGTCAGATCGCCAAGGCCTCCGGTGCCTCTCGCGTGATCGGCAGTGCCGGCTCGCCCGAGAAGGTCGCCCGGCTGAAGGAGCTCGGTTTCGATGCCGCCTTCGACTATCACGACGGTCCCGTCTCGGCCAGCCTCAAGAAGGCCGCGCCCGACGGCATCGACGTCTACTTCGACAACGTGGGTGGCGAGCACCTCGAGGCGGCCCTCTCCTCGCTGAACCTGTACGGCCGGGTGGCCATGTGCGGAGCCATCTCGCAGTACAACTCCACCGAGCCGAGTCCTGCCCCCCGCAACCTGGCGCTCCTCATCGGCAAGCGACTCAACGTGCGCGGTTTCCTGGTGGGGGAGTACGCCGACAAGTCGGCCGAGTTCGCTGAGCAGATGGCCGGCTGGCTCGCCGACGGCTCGGTCACGCGGGACGAGACGGTGCGTGAGGGTCTCGACCAGGCTGCGCAGGCCTTCATCGACCTCCTCGGGGGAGCCAACACCGGCAAGATGCTCGTCAAGCTGTAG
- a CDS encoding VOC family protein, with amino-acid sequence MTPHLFALSFDAHDPRRLAHFWAGVLGRETADDGVTLLPSDDTEFRIHFLPTQEQKDGPNQMHFDLTSTSLEHQEQTVTKALELGGRHIDIGQLPEEGHVVLADPEGNEFCVIEPGNNFLADTGLIGALSSDGSQEVGYFWSEALGWPLVWDQDEETAIQAPGGGSKITWGGPPVRPKTGRNRLHFDLAPPADGDQQAEVDRLVSLGATRIDTGRSEASRVAMADPDGNEFCVLTPR; translated from the coding sequence ATGACCCCTCACCTCTTCGCGCTCTCCTTCGACGCACACGATCCACGCCGACTCGCGCACTTCTGGGCCGGCGTCCTGGGCCGGGAGACGGCCGACGACGGCGTGACGCTGCTGCCGAGTGACGACACCGAGTTCCGGATCCACTTCCTTCCGACCCAGGAACAGAAGGACGGCCCGAACCAGATGCACTTCGATCTGACGAGCACGTCCCTCGAGCACCAGGAACAAACGGTGACGAAGGCGCTCGAACTTGGCGGCCGGCACATCGACATCGGTCAGCTCCCCGAGGAGGGCCATGTCGTGCTCGCCGACCCCGAGGGCAACGAGTTCTGCGTCATCGAGCCGGGCAACAACTTCCTTGCTGACACCGGACTCATCGGAGCGCTGTCGTCCGACGGCTCGCAGGAGGTCGGTTACTTCTGGAGCGAGGCGCTGGGTTGGCCGCTGGTCTGGGACCAGGACGAGGAGACTGCGATCCAGGCGCCGGGCGGTGGTTCGAAGATCACGTGGGGCGGCCCGCCGGTGAGGCCGAAGACCGGTAGGAACCGGCTGCACTTCGATCTCGCTCCACCTGCCGACGGTGACCAGCAGGCAGAGGTCGACCGGCTCGTCTCTCTCGGGGCGACTCGCATCGACACCGGTCGGAGCGAGGCCAGCCGGGTGGCGATGGCCGATCCCGATGGCAATGAGTTCTGTGTCTTGACCCCCCGGTAG
- a CDS encoding NUDIX hydrolase: MEALGSKQMYANPWMSVREDAIRRPDGSTGIYGVVDTPDIALIIPSDGDRLHLVEQYRYPVGGRRWEFPSGTADQSLDVDAAALAARELREETGLSASTLTPLGTLDVMPSMLSQRCRVFLATGLTQGTPQRDLEEQDMRSAWFTRAELERMITDDTITDTSPSRRTRCCSSVRFSQAGTLLAELALEALARRGA, from the coding sequence GTGGAAGCCCTTGGCAGCAAACAGATGTACGCCAACCCGTGGATGTCGGTCCGGGAAGACGCGATCCGTCGCCCGGACGGATCCACCGGCATCTACGGCGTGGTGGACACCCCGGACATCGCGCTGATCATCCCGTCCGACGGCGACCGGTTGCATCTCGTCGAGCAGTACCGGTACCCGGTCGGCGGCCGACGCTGGGAGTTTCCCTCCGGAACCGCTGACCAGAGCCTCGACGTCGACGCGGCGGCGCTGGCCGCACGCGAGCTGCGCGAGGAAACCGGGCTCTCGGCCAGCACGCTGACCCCGCTCGGCACGCTCGACGTCATGCCCAGCATGTTGAGCCAACGGTGCCGGGTCTTCCTCGCGACGGGCCTGACGCAGGGCACCCCTCAGCGAGATCTCGAGGAGCAGGACATGCGGTCGGCCTGGTTCACCCGCGCCGAGCTCGAGCGCATGATCACTGACGACACCATCACCGACACGAGTCCATCGCGGCGTACACGCTGCTGCTCCTCAGTCCGCTTCAGCCAGGCCGGCACGCTCCTCGCGGAGCTGGCACTTGAGGCTCTTGCCCGACGGGGCGCTTGA
- a CDS encoding type II toxin-antitoxin system PemK/MazF family toxin, whose product MRDIHIAHLDKPRPVLVLTRDPVRPAMRRVTVAPITSTVKGLSTEVPVGAANGLDQPSVVSCDNVITIDKAALGRHIGFLFERQERELTAAIINAFALRTDDIS is encoded by the coding sequence ATGCGCGACATACACATTGCGCACCTGGACAAGCCTCGCCCAGTCCTGGTGCTGACGCGCGATCCGGTGCGACCCGCAATGCGCCGCGTGACCGTCGCTCCGATCACCTCGACCGTGAAGGGCCTGAGCACTGAGGTGCCGGTCGGAGCCGCCAACGGGCTGGACCAGCCGTCCGTCGTGAGCTGCGACAACGTCATCACGATCGACAAGGCTGCGCTGGGACGCCACATCGGATTCCTCTTCGAGCGCCAGGAACGCGAACTCACGGCGGCGATCATCAACGCATTCGCGCTGCGCACGGACGACATCTCCTGA
- a CDS encoding YciI family protein — MTKYLLLKHYRGAPEGVNDVPMDRWTPGEVEDHIQYMNDFATRLEGTGEYVDGQALSPEGTFVRYDGEGRPPVTDGPFAETKDLIAGWMVIDVDTYDRALALAGELSAAPGAGGKPIHEWLEVRPFLTAPPTITE, encoded by the coding sequence ATGACGAAGTACCTGCTTCTCAAGCACTACCGCGGCGCCCCCGAGGGCGTCAACGACGTCCCGATGGACAGGTGGACACCGGGGGAGGTCGAGGACCACATCCAGTACATGAACGACTTCGCCACCCGGCTCGAGGGCACCGGTGAGTACGTCGACGGCCAGGCGCTCTCGCCCGAGGGCACGTTCGTCCGGTACGACGGGGAGGGCCGACCGCCAGTCACCGACGGGCCTTTCGCGGAGACCAAGGACCTGATCGCCGGTTGGATGGTGATCGACGTCGACACGTACGACCGCGCGCTCGCGCTCGCCGGCGAGCTGTCGGCCGCCCCCGGAGCCGGCGGCAAGCCGATCCACGAGTGGCTCGAGGTGCGCCCGTTCCTGACCGCACCGCCGACGATCACCGAGTGA
- a CDS encoding DUF6596 domain-containing protein, whose protein sequence is MIDELLLRELTPSVIGVLVRRGVDFATAEDAAQEALIQAALTWQDRPPTDPKGWLITVAWRKFLDAHRAEASRRDREQRVEVEPPPGPTESADDTLQLFFLCAHPSLTPASAVALTLRAVGGLTTRQIAQAYLVPEATMAQRISRAKRTVGGVRFEEPGDLATVLRVLYLVFNEGYTGDVDLAAEAIQLTRQLASMTYDAEGAGLLALMLLHHARRPARTRPDGSLVTLGEQDRSRWDTGLIAEGVDVLQTALGRDRLGEFQAQAAIAALHADAPRAEETDWVQIVGWYDELLRLTGSPVVQLNRAVAIGQADGARAGLAALATVNPDLPRHTAAAAYLHEKAGDLPTAARLYADAARSAHNLAERDHLTRQAARINHALPRGDDGI, encoded by the coding sequence GTGATCGACGAACTGCTGCTGCGGGAGCTGACTCCCTCGGTGATCGGCGTCCTCGTGCGTCGCGGAGTCGACTTCGCGACGGCCGAGGACGCCGCGCAGGAAGCACTCATCCAGGCCGCCCTGACCTGGCAGGACCGGCCGCCGACCGACCCGAAGGGCTGGCTGATCACGGTTGCCTGGCGCAAGTTCCTGGACGCCCATCGCGCCGAGGCCTCCCGTCGCGACCGGGAGCAGAGGGTCGAGGTCGAGCCGCCGCCCGGACCGACCGAGTCCGCGGATGACACGTTGCAGCTCTTCTTCCTGTGCGCCCATCCGTCGCTGACCCCTGCCTCCGCGGTGGCCCTCACACTGCGCGCCGTCGGTGGCTTGACGACCCGACAGATCGCTCAGGCCTACCTCGTGCCGGAGGCGACGATGGCGCAGCGGATCAGCCGGGCCAAACGCACGGTCGGGGGAGTGCGGTTCGAGGAGCCCGGCGACCTGGCGACGGTGCTGCGGGTGCTCTACCTGGTCTTCAACGAGGGCTACACCGGTGACGTAGACCTGGCGGCCGAGGCGATCCAGCTCACCCGGCAGTTGGCGTCGATGACCTATGACGCGGAGGGCGCGGGGCTGCTGGCGTTGATGCTGCTCCACCACGCTCGACGACCGGCGCGGACGCGGCCCGACGGGAGCCTGGTCACCCTGGGGGAGCAGGACCGATCCCGCTGGGACACGGGGCTCATCGCCGAGGGTGTCGACGTCCTGCAGACAGCGCTGGGTCGTGACCGACTCGGTGAGTTCCAGGCCCAGGCCGCCATCGCCGCCTTGCATGCCGACGCGCCGCGCGCCGAGGAGACCGACTGGGTGCAGATCGTCGGCTGGTACGACGAGCTGCTCCGGCTCACCGGCAGCCCCGTCGTGCAGCTCAACCGGGCCGTCGCGATCGGTCAGGCCGATGGCGCCCGGGCGGGCCTCGCAGCCCTGGCCACCGTGAACCCCGACCTACCGCGGCACACCGCCGCCGCGGCGTACCTGCACGAGAAGGCTGGTGACCTGCCGACTGCGGCGCGGTTGTACGCCGACGCCGCGCGGTCCGCCCACAATCTCGCCGAACGTGACCACCTCACCCGACAAGCGGCGCGGATCAATCACGCGCTGCCGCGCGGAGATGACGGGATCTAG
- a CDS encoding class I SAM-dependent methyltransferase: MITDRIAPHSRILDIGGATGVHAAALADAGHHVTLIDPVGTQVIRAERHGTFTAQVGDARQLEFEADTFDAALLFGPLYHLHSQEERRACLREAVRVVNPDGLIFAAVIPRFIRHAVVTLAEGIPHPYPKEWIALLEHGTPTPGGRFPAGHFHTAEELEADLLDVGLEDVELCAIEGVAGLALEHIHGEDPELLSAALTLARKTGHLPGIRDMSNHLMAIGRVP, translated from the coding sequence ATCATCACTGACCGCATCGCCCCGCATTCGAGGATTCTCGACATCGGTGGTGCCACTGGTGTCCACGCCGCGGCTCTTGCGGATGCGGGGCATCACGTCACTCTGATCGACCCGGTGGGGACGCAGGTCATCAGGGCCGAACGGCACGGCACATTTACCGCTCAGGTCGGCGACGCTCGCCAGTTGGAGTTCGAAGCTGACACCTTCGATGCGGCACTGCTCTTCGGGCCGCTCTACCACCTGCACTCACAGGAGGAACGCCGCGCTTGCTTGCGGGAGGCTGTGCGCGTCGTCAACCCTGACGGGCTGATCTTCGCTGCCGTGATCCCCCGATTCATCCGCCACGCAGTCGTGACCCTGGCCGAGGGCATCCCCCATCCCTACCCCAAGGAATGGATCGCGCTTCTCGAGCACGGCACACCCACACCGGGAGGACGCTTCCCCGCAGGTCACTTTCATACCGCCGAGGAGCTTGAAGCCGACCTTCTTGATGTCGGCTTGGAAGACGTCGAGCTCTGTGCCATCGAAGGCGTCGCCGGGCTCGCCTTGGAGCACATCCACGGCGAGGACCCGGAGCTTCTGAGCGCCGCCCTGACCCTGGCTCGAAAGACCGGGCATCTTCCGGGGATTCGGGACATGAGCAACCACCTCATGGCAATCGGACGTGTTCCCTAG
- a CDS encoding TetR/AcrR family transcriptional regulator has product MDETALDETDGRLRRGSETRRAVLARAVQVASLHGLDGISIGQLATDLSISKSGLFARFGAKEELQLATIRAARAIYADAVVAPAMRVPPGLARVWALSESWIAYSQARIFRGGCFFARASLEFGGRPGAVRDALVAAHREWMSLLGQTLDDARLLGELLPALDVQQLAFELQAVLDAANVGSLLDDEQCYAHARAAAQQRLQQAVAPDIALPWDAG; this is encoded by the coding sequence ATGGACGAGACCGCGCTCGACGAGACGGACGGCCGCCTGCGGCGGGGCAGTGAAACCCGGCGCGCGGTGCTGGCCCGGGCTGTGCAGGTTGCCTCGTTGCACGGCCTGGACGGCATCTCAATCGGACAGCTGGCCACCGACCTGTCGATCAGCAAGAGCGGCCTGTTTGCTCGCTTCGGCGCCAAGGAGGAACTCCAGCTCGCCACCATCAGGGCCGCTCGGGCGATCTACGCCGACGCTGTTGTGGCGCCAGCCATGCGGGTGCCTCCAGGGCTGGCACGCGTGTGGGCCCTCAGTGAGTCGTGGATCGCCTACTCCCAGGCACGCATATTCCGCGGCGGCTGCTTCTTTGCGCGGGCGAGCCTGGAGTTCGGCGGGCGACCAGGAGCCGTCCGCGATGCGCTCGTGGCGGCCCATCGCGAGTGGATGTCCCTGCTTGGGCAGACCCTCGACGACGCAAGGTTGCTCGGCGAACTGCTTCCCGCCCTCGACGTTCAACAACTCGCCTTCGAGCTCCAGGCCGTCCTGGACGCGGCGAACGTCGGATCCCTGCTCGACGACGAGCAGTGCTACGCGCACGCCCGCGCTGCTGCCCAGCAACGACTCCAGCAGGCGGTAGCGCCCGACATCGCCCTGCCCTGGGACGCCGGCTGA